In Amphiura filiformis chromosome 2, Afil_fr2py, whole genome shotgun sequence, one DNA window encodes the following:
- the LOC140171862 gene encoding E3 ubiquitin-protein ligase TRIM45-like, translating into MAACLPQCQMKEDFKDEFLTCSICAELYDNAEHQAKCLPCLHTYCKSCLQRIAGKKSQFDCPTCRKLITLTGGTVDSLPNNFIVENLKEYQNIFNLAVTCGNCNRGDPAVRFCHDCGSFQCQRCTDNHQEMRSMQHHQLVTIEELQAKKCNPMMQQQQQHCTKHPKQDMTMYCKDCKVPVCATCGHLDHRGHDLIELSAAIEQIVADMQLSSKKVNERNQELARKRFTALNLQQTLTTNFKKKEKEMQESTQKLYNQIRANYNKTQAHLKHLYETEMNNLTASIESIDFLTAQMTSACEFANQSCDMSHPMQLITLENQIMERLNELEIAKLPETASDKTDFDFTEKHDSALAQIQKSLEDLCDIRWKPQDDPQRCTIQLGLPTGYQRLKATVQIVDTNGHNMTTGNAKVDATQGGNSLRVQNNHDGTYIIDYASCRGSQPVYVKINGMEMKGSPFNTLPEVDPRQCTIRLGLLRVSGNKHDKAKVQTVDRNGHNMTTGNAKVEAAQGGNSLRVQDNNDGTYIIDYASCRGSQPMYIKINGTEMKGSPFNSLSEVDPQRCTIQLGLVAYRYNLRKATAVVQTVDANGHNVTNGNAKVDATQDGNSLSVQNNHDGTYTIEYDSYYDNNFSYSIPLCILINGTHMTGSPFQTMPLIDLQKCTIRVGLPGVYGSIAIVQVVDVNGHNTINARVAATQDKMNALHVQDNHDGTYTIDYKYAGLLYVNINGTVMNGSPFKV; encoded by the coding sequence ATGGCTGCCTGTTTGCCACAGTGCCAGATGAAGGAGGATTTCAAAGATGAGTTTCTAACTTGTTCCATTTGTGCCGAGCTATATGATAACGCTGAACATCAAGCCAAATGCTTGCCCTGTTTACATACCTATTGCAAATCTTGTTTACAGCGCATTGCTGGGAAGAAGTCACAGTTTGACTGTCCAACATGTCGCAAACTGATCACCTTAACAGGAGGGACTGTGGACAGCCTGCCAAATAACTTCATTGTGGAAAACTTAAAGGAGTACCAAAATATCTTTAATCTGGCTGTAACCTGTGGTAATTGCAATAGAGGTGATCCAGCTGTGAGATTTTGCCATGATTGTGGCTCTTTTCAGTGCCAGCGATGTACTGATAATCATCAAGAAATGCGCTCTATGCAACATCATCAGCTTGTGACTATTGAAGAACTACAAGCCAAGAAATGCAATCCCAtgatgcaacagcagcagcaacattgTACAAAACATCCAAAGCAAGATATGACTATGTATTGTAAAGACTGCAAAGTTCCAGTTTGTGCAACATGCGGCCATCTTGACCATCGGGGTCATGACCTTATTGAGTTATCAGCAGCTATTGAACAGATAGTCGCTGATATGCAGCTCTCCTCAAAGAAGGTAAATGAGAGAAACCAAGAATTAGCACGCAAACGATTCACAGCATTAAACCTGCAGCAAACTTTGACcacaaatttcaaaaagaaagaaaaagaaatgcaaGAATCAACTCAGAAACTATACAACCAAATTCGTGCTAATTACAACAAAACTCAAGCTCACTTGAAACACTTGTATGAAACAGAGATGAACAATTTGACTGCAAGTATTGAATCCATAGACTTTCTCACTGCCCAAATGACCAGTGCTTGTGAGTTTGCTAATCAATCATGTGATATGAGCCATCCCATGCAGCTCATAACCTTAGAAAACCAAATCATGGAAAGGCTGAATGAGCTAGAAATAGCAAAGCTACCTGAGACTGCATCAGATAAGACTGACTTTGATTTCACTGAGAAGCATGATTCAGCTTTGGCACAGATTCAAAAATCACTGGAGGATTTGTGTGATATCAGATGGAAACCTCAGGATGACCCACAGCGATGTACCATTCAGTTAGGACTGCCAACTGGATATCAGAGGCTGAAGGCTACAGTTCAAATTGTAGATACCAATGGCCATAATATGACCACTGGCAACGCCAAGGTAGACGCTACACAAGGTGGAAACTCACTGCGTGTACAGAACAACCATGATGGCACGTATATAATTGACTATGCCTCATGTAGGGGTTCACAGCCAGTGTATGTTAAGATAAATGGAATGGAAATGAAAGGAAGTCCATTCAATACCCTGCCTGAGGTTGACCCACGGCAATGTACCATTCGATTAGGACTGCTAAGAGTCTCCGGCAATAAGCATGATAAAGCCAAAGTTCAAACTGTAGATCGCAATGGCCATAATATGACCACAGGCAATGCCAAGGTAGAAGCTGCACAAGGTGGAAACTCACTGCGTGTACAGGACAACAATGATGGCACATATATAATTGACTATGCCTCATGTAGGGGCTCACAGCCAATGTATATAAAGATAAATGGGACTGAAATGAAAGGAAGTCCATTCAATTCCTTGTCTGAGGTTGACCCACAACGATGTACCATTCAATTAGGACTAGTAGCATATAGATATAACTTGAGGAAAGCCACTGCTGTTGTTCAAACTGTAGATGCCAATGGCCATAATGTGACCAATGGTAATGCCAAGGTAGACGCTACACAAGATGGAAATTCACTGAGTGTACAGAACAACCATGATGGCACATATACAATTGAATACGATTCATATTACGACAATAATTTTTCGTACTCAATCCCCCTATGTATTCTGATAAATGGGACTCATATGACAGGATCACCCTTCCAAACCATGCCACTTATTGACCTACAGAAATGTACCATTCGAGTAGGGTTGCCTGGTGTCTATGGCAGTATAGCCATAGTTCAAGTTGTAGATGTCAATGGCCATAATACCATTAATGCCAGGGTGGCAGCTACACAAGATAAAATGAATGCATTGCATGTGCAGGATAACCATGATGGCACGTATACAATTGACTATAAATACGCAGGCTTACTATATGTAAATATAAATGGGACTGTAATGAATGGAAGTCCATTCAAAGTGTAG